From the genome of Spinacia oleracea cultivar Varoflay chromosome 2, BTI_SOV_V1, whole genome shotgun sequence, one region includes:
- the LOC110774794 gene encoding protein FAR1-RELATED SEQUENCE 5-like — MEEAPLPDYGGDGVDYSYLFATNEIIDGFENAANWAKQVAIESGFIFISSSYKTTQKDGRKYHYLKCDRGRRENNCRDPETAKRPNTKSKACGCRFMIKCEQQRVEENNWVIELLHDRGTHNHTLIVYPEGHRGVSGLRQGAKEVVREMNDAQAKPKNIMVAVKNKFPDEHPNMRHIYNFKEKTRREGSEGRNVVEQMLHLAREHDYINWVSCSDRTSKVINRAFLAHPAIVEVLSTYPLVIGLDSTYKTNRYGFPFLEIVGVTPTNQNFLIAYAFMKDETAAS; from the exons ATGGAGGAG GCCCCACTTCCGGATTATGGTGGCGACGGTGTTGATTATAGTTATCTATTTGCAACAAATGAAATAATCGATGGATTTGAAAACGCAGCGAATTGGGCAAAGCAAGTGGCTATCGAATCTGGGTTCATATTCATAAGTAGCTCGTACAAAACGACGCAAAAAGATGGTCGTAAGTACCATTACTTGAAATGCGATCGGGGAAGGAGGGAAAACAATTGTAGGGATCCAGAGACCGCAAAACGACCAAACACAAAGAGTAAGGCTTGTGGTTGTCGGTTTATGATTAAGTGTGAACAACAACGAGTAGAAGAAAATAATTGGGTTATTGAGTTGCTTCATGATCGTGGCACACATAATCACACATTGATTGTATATCCCGAGGGTCACCGTGGTGTTAGTGGTCTTAGGCAGGGTGCAAAGGAAGTTGTTCGCGAGATGAACGATGCACAAGCTAAGCCAAAAAATATTATGGTGGCCGTTAAAAACAAGTTTCCAGATGAACATCCCAACATGAGGCACATTTACAACTTCAAAGAAAAGACGAGACGAGAAGGTTCAGAAGGAAGAAACGTTGTTGAGCAGATGTTGCATCTAGCCAGAGAGCACGACTACATAAACTGGGTCTCATGCAGTGACCGTACGAGTAAAGTCATAAACCGCGCATTCTTAGCTCACCCTGCAATAGTGGAGGTGTTAAGCACATATCCACTGGTTATTGGTTTGGATTCGACGTACAAGACTAACAGATATGGATTTCCTTTCTTGGAGATTGTTGGTGTGACACCGACAAATCAGAATTTCCTAATCGCCTATGCATTTATGAAAGACGAGACTGCAGCGAGCTAA
- the LOC130467327 gene encoding uncharacterized protein — protein MRPVAEVFPNSRHLLCTWHINNDVEARVSFLCNKNKDVGRAFKNGVWKRIMEASTVEEYDRAVASMEDRYVRWQSVIDYVHNTWLTDHRQKKVHASIINQVTEIKNGLESSRRRHGALFKSYLYQHLVGRVSHHALELILEEHTRMRQLSTEVFERWCCAKLSTHGLPCACNIYMAVQGGVGLYLDLVHRFWRTFEIGDGADIPQFVEESAQVVELFRSLIDDMLAQDIAVVRDISRIVHDELHPENAGFEEPEPNLTRRGRPRKQRNSTTRNLSFVEDVRNMGPRRSYDQGSSSMSTQQTRSSLGSYMSIDLIPPGFKEWLPQFMLQYIRGYCDVIPDGNCGFRCAAEFFLGDQERYGEIRSTLVGEIGKLEQYRHVYRPDSIANVSWRINWRGGRCGEEHWMITDCDLWPLATHFNAVVI, from the exons ATGAGACCTGTTGCCGAGGTTTTTCCAAATTCCAGACATTTGTTATGTACTTGGCATATCAACAACGACGTGGAGGCCCGCGTATCATTTTTGTGCAACAAGAACAAGGATGTTGGTCGAGCGTTCAAGAACGGagtttggaaaagaatcatggaGGCGTCGACTGTGGAAGAATATGATCGTGCAGTTGCAAGCATGGAAGATCGCTATGTAAGATGGCAGAGCGTTATCGATTATGTGCACAACACATGGCTTACTGATCATAGGCAGAA AAAAGTGCATGCTTCTATCATTAACCAAGTTACAGAGATTAAAAATGGATTAGAGAGTTCAAGGCGTCGACATGGTGCGTTATTCAAGAGTTATCTATACCAACACCTTGTTGGTCGTGTGTCCCATCATGCTTTGGAGCTTATTTTGGAAGAACATACGAGGATGCGACAGTTAAGTACCGAAGTTTTTGAGAGGTGGTGTTGTGCTAAATTGTCCACTCATGGACTCCCATGTGCTTGCAACATATATATGGCGGTCCAAGGTGGAGTTGGGTTGTATCTTGACCTTGTCCATCGATTTTGGAGGACCTTTGAGATCGGAGATGGGGCGGACATTCCGCAGTTTGTGGAGGAGTCCGCACAAGTCGTTGAGCTATTCCGATCCCTTATCGATGACATGTTAGCTCAAGATATTGCAGTTGTCCGAGATATTTCGAGAATCGTTCACGATGAGTTGCATCCCGAGAATGCGGGTTTTGAGGAACCGGAACCCAACTTAACTAGGAGAGGGAGACCAAGGAAACAAAGAAACTCCACTACAAGGAATCTCAGTTTTGTCGAAGATGTGCGTAATATGGGTCCTCGTCGGAGTTATGATCAAGGGTCGTCGTCAATGAGCACCCAACAAACGAGGTCTTCATTAG gAAGCTATATGAGCATTGATCTCATCCCGCCTGGTTTCAAAGAGTGGTTACCTCAATTCATGTTGCAGTATATTAGAGGATACTGTGATGTAATCCCTGACGGGAACTGCGGATTCCGATGTGCCGCAGAGTTTTTCTTGGGTGATCAAGAACGATATGGTGAGATTCGATCAACGCTTGTTGGAGAGATCGGAAAGCTTGAACAATACCGCCATGTATACCGTCCTGATTCTATTGCTAATGTCTCGTGGCGTATAAATTGGAGAGGTGGACGGTGTGGAGAGGAACACTGGATGATTACCGATTGTGACTTGTGGCCTCTTGCCACACACTTCAATGCGGTCgtaatttaa